A window of Acidobacteriota bacterium contains these coding sequences:
- a CDS encoding heme-binding protein, whose translation MFVRCLLAAVTVVALTVALAPGAEAAEDRPILTASAAMKMVHGCLARAEAEGWLMHIAIMDNHGNLKAYHRMDDAQFLSQEIAMGKARSSAVSPRSTKQWGDMAFAGGNPGAAAFVPGIIYFEGGLPIMTADGYHVGGIGVSGDTGANDAICGQAGIDAAAEDLQ comes from the coding sequence ATGTTCGTTCGATGTCTGCTCGCCGCCGTCACCGTTGTCGCTCTGACCGTTGCGCTCGCCCCGGGAGCCGAGGCGGCGGAAGATCGGCCAATCCTGACTGCTTCAGCCGCCATGAAGATGGTGCACGGCTGCCTCGCCAGGGCGGAGGCGGAAGGATGGCTGATGCATATCGCGATCATGGACAATCACGGCAACCTGAAGGCCTACCACCGGATGGACGATGCGCAGTTCCTGTCGCAGGAGATTGCGATGGGAAAGGCGCGCAGTTCCGCCGTCAGCCCGCGCTCGACGAAGCAGTGGGGCGATATGGCGTTTGCGGGCGGCAACCCCGGCGCGGCGGCGTTCGTCCCCGGCATCATCTACTTTGAGGGCGGCCTGCCGATCATGACGGCTGACGGCTATCACGTCGGCGGCATCGGGGTCAGCGGCGACACCGGCGCGAACGACGCGATCTGTGGGCAGGCGGGCATCGACGCCGCCGCGGAAGACCTGCAGTAG